One window from the genome of Hyphomonas neptunium ATCC 15444 encodes:
- a CDS encoding alpha/beta hydrolase: MSVSPLSCADELDPGVRRFIERTGADYTALSTVAPPTTLARRREIAEQVRQPWSRGGPDMAQTHMVAIGPQGVRARVHIPASGPGTGTLLYLHGGGWTLFSIDTHDRLMREYAERIGCAVVGLDYSLSPEHRFPRALEDVDACIEWLRREGAALGLAVDRLAIGGDSAGGNLSLSAALRLRDRGEPLPAALLLNYAALDTEPRPSYRRYDGDPYMLNVDEMRDFWVNYLGKPSTDDPYARPLLADLTGLPPVHLCIAQCDILADQNTELAARLEAVGNDVSTRIYEGATHSFLEAVSISDCADRAIQDASDWLARHLTP; encoded by the coding sequence ATGAGCGTTTCGCCCTTGTCCTGCGCGGATGAACTTGATCCCGGCGTGCGCCGCTTTATCGAGCGCACCGGCGCGGATTATACGGCCCTCTCCACCGTCGCGCCGCCCACTACGCTTGCGCGCCGGCGCGAGATTGCCGAACAGGTGCGCCAGCCCTGGTCGCGTGGCGGCCCGGATATGGCCCAGACCCATATGGTCGCCATCGGCCCGCAGGGCGTGCGCGCCCGCGTCCACATCCCCGCCAGCGGCCCCGGCACCGGCACGCTGCTTTACCTCCACGGTGGCGGCTGGACCCTCTTCAGCATCGACACGCATGACCGCCTGATGCGCGAATATGCGGAGCGTATCGGGTGCGCCGTCGTCGGCCTCGACTATTCCCTCTCCCCCGAACACCGCTTCCCCCGCGCGCTTGAAGATGTCGATGCCTGCATCGAATGGCTCCGCCGCGAGGGCGCCGCGCTTGGCCTGGCGGTAGACCGCCTCGCCATCGGCGGGGATTCTGCGGGCGGAAACCTCTCCCTGTCCGCCGCGCTGCGCCTGCGGGATCGCGGCGAGCCGCTCCCCGCCGCCCTCCTCCTCAACTACGCCGCCCTCGACACCGAGCCGCGCCCCTCCTACCGGCGCTATGACGGCGACCCCTACATGCTGAATGTCGACGAGATGCGCGACTTCTGGGTCAACTATCTCGGCAAACCGTCTACGGACGATCCCTATGCCCGCCCGCTGCTGGCAGACCTGACCGGCCTGCCGCCCGTCCATCTCTGCATCGCCCAATGCGACATCCTCGCCGACCAGAACACCGAACTCGCCGCCCGCCTCGAAGCGGTCGGCAACGACGTCTCCACCCGCATCTATGAAGGCGCCACCCACTCCTTCCTCGAAGCCGTCAGCATTTCCGACTGCGCAGACCGGGCCATTCAGGACGCCTCAGACTGGCTCGCCCGCCACCTCACCCCATGA
- a CDS encoding FMN-binding negative transcriptional regulator produces MSARFTTVPDTDILRFTAENPLAWVVPAADPGDAILMPLLMETSPDGAPATLIGHLPRSGPLVPCLRENPRATCLFLGPHAYVPPGWISKPGWAPTWNFVSLKVSGVITLDDALTEPAIRALVSHMEADWSVEQVGPRFEALLKGVIGFRMQIESLQPRFKTGQDESDTSRAEIHAHLEGHPLQSWMRQP; encoded by the coding sequence ATGAGCGCCCGCTTCACCACCGTTCCGGACACAGACATCCTCCGCTTCACAGCGGAAAACCCGCTCGCCTGGGTCGTGCCCGCCGCTGATCCGGGCGATGCCATCCTCATGCCGCTCCTGATGGAAACCAGTCCGGACGGCGCCCCCGCCACCCTCATCGGCCACCTGCCACGCTCGGGCCCGCTCGTCCCCTGCCTCCGGGAAAACCCGCGCGCCACCTGCCTCTTCCTCGGCCCCCACGCCTATGTCCCCCCCGGCTGGATCTCCAAACCCGGCTGGGCGCCCACCTGGAATTTCGTCTCCCTCAAGGTCTCCGGCGTCATCACGCTCGACGACGCCCTCACCGAGCCCGCCATCCGCGCCCTCGTCTCCCACATGGAGGCAGACTGGAGCGTTGAGCAGGTCGGCCCCCGCTTTGAAGCCCTCCTCAAAGGCGTCATCGGCTTCCGTATGCAGATCGAATCCCTCCAGCCCCGCTTCAAGACCGGCCAGGACGAGTCCGATACCTCCCGCGCCGAAATCCACGCCCATCTCGAAGGCCATCCGCTCCAATCCTGGATGCGCCAGCCATAA